A stretch of Vigna angularis cultivar LongXiaoDou No.4 chromosome 4, ASM1680809v1, whole genome shotgun sequence DNA encodes these proteins:
- the LOC128196283 gene encoding uncharacterized protein LOC128196283, producing MDNYPYLDSEINSDFISEFSYSLKEVGEGDYTDQFSTDKIFPTRADLIQWVRKIAFDLGFVVVTIRSDTATGEAGRKTFILLGCERSGKYRKYKPDVQPSFSGTRKCECPFRLRGKPKGDGWVLKVMCGYHNHELAETLVGHPFAGWLNAAEQSILVDMTNSQVKPSNNLLTLKEHNEDNVTTIKQIYNARYTYKRSLRGSRTEMQ from the coding sequence aTGGATAACTATCCATATTTGGATTCTGAAATAAATTCTGATTTTATATCGGAGTTTTCTTATTCTTTAAAAGAAGTGGGTGAGGGTGATTATACAGATCAATTTTCCACTGATAAAATATTCCCAACACGCGCCGATTTAATTCAATGGGTTCGAAAGATTGCATTTGATCTTGGATTTGTTGTCGTCACTATAAGATCTGACACAGCAACTGGTGAAGCTGGTAGAAAGACATTTATTTTGTTAGGCTGTGAAAGAAGCGGGAAGTATAGGAAGTATAAGCCAGATGTTCAACCTAGTTTCTCTGGCACAAGAAAATGTGAGTGTCCGTTTAGGTTGAGGGGTAAACCTAAAGGAGATGGTTGGGTGTTGAAGGTTATGTGCGGCTATCACAACCATGAATTAGCAGAGACTTTGGTCGGTCATCCTTTCGCGGGTTGGTTAAATGCTGCTGAACAATCAATTCTTGTGGACATGACTAATAGTCAAGTAAAGCCGTCAAATAATCTTTTGACTCTGAAAGAACATAATGAAGATAACGTGACAACGATAAAGCAAATATATAATGCGAGGTACACGTACAAACGATCTTTGAGAGGGTCTAGAACAGAAATGCAgtag
- the LOC128196282 gene encoding protein MAIN-LIKE 1-like, which translates to MVKTRGGYHGEASSSRSEPSDERRRPTASARRRRVEEYRVDVIDEHDDEEQEELLQHRHSQDDYVEEEDIQQQHDYSQEEHEGEGEDEDEAEDGGFPGGPHDTSLLTHYTQHVAFAIWQGQDRRGIKVVTHGKRLKHFGMYHEAIEPYISMSGLGCLVNLSYEYAGHGLIVALSERWHIETNTFHLPIGEMTVTLDDVMNLLHLPIMGQFCEVEKLKYDEARSHIMELLGVDHAKASAEMKQSRGPKVRLSWLREVYQESIQQERWEYAARAYLLHLLGCTIFTNKSATLIRVSYLLLLRDLNACSRYAWGAATLAHTYEQLGDVSFYEVRQIAGYSTLLQSWIYEHFPTMGRRQVSERYTELDPRASRYISLRVGWSLTEGRTFLDALTYDVVIWNPYLSLIRTCPLIAIIMYSGWIRLGDMIHRHLPERLLRQFGFHQNIPRSPDSLPMPDIPTIDLNWLRYVEYAITSVIEADEPHACVDGYITWFRRVSHPYITPGNDDERPSLAPRMRRYIPDERLVPPVRRRRSTELGLLGGMRRVIRMLQGMLTCRDVTEGTVAYQRTTETLQVARRSVEEYESATLPSTHPLTQPYPLTSCIWL; encoded by the exons ATGGTTAAAACTAGAGGTGGATATCATGGTGAGGCTTCATCCTCTCGTAGTGAGCCATCAGATGAAAGAAGACGACCTACGGCATCTGCTCGTAGAAGACGAGTAGAAGAATATCGCGTGGACGTTATTGATGAGCATGATGATGAGGAACAAGAAGAGTTATTACAGCATAGACATAGTCAGGATGATTACGTTGAAGAGGAGGATATTCAGCAGCAGCATGACTATAGTCAAGAAGAACATGAAGGTGaaggtgaagatgaagatgaagctGAAGATGGTGGATTCCCAGGAGGTCCACATGACACCTCCTTACTTACTCACTATACCCAGCATGTTGCATTTGCCATATGGCAAGGCCAG GATCGAAGGGGGATAAAGGTTGTCACCCATGGCAAAAGATTGAAGCATTTTGGAATGTATCATGAGGCCATTGAGCCTTATATCTCCATGTCGGGGTTGGGTTGTTTAGTGAACCTCTCATACGAGTATGCTGGTCATGGATTGATCGTTGCCCTTTCGGAGAGGTGGCACATAGAGACTAATACTTTCCACCTACCGATAGGTGAGATGACTGTCACATTAGATGACGTTATGAATTTGCTCCACCTACCCATCATGGGAcaattttgtgaggttgagaAGTTAAAGTATGATGAGGCTCGATCTCATATCATGGAGCTGCTTGGTGTGGACCACGCTAAAGCTTCAGCTGAGATGAAACAGTCACGTGGTCCAAAAGTTAGGCTCAGCTGGCTACGCGAGGTCTACCAGGAGAGCATCCAGCAGGAGCGTTGGGAGTATGCTGCTCGGGCTTACTTGTTGCATCTGCTTGGATGCACAATTTTTACGAATAAGAGTGCGACTCTAATTCGGGTATCGTATCTCCTTCTCTTGCGAGACTTGAATGCTTGTTCGAGATATGCTTGGGGAGCAGCAACACTTGCACATACATATGAGCAGCTAGGAGATGTTAGCTTCTATGAGGTCAGACAGATAGCTGGATATTCCACTCTTCTACAG AGTTGGATATATGAGCACTTTCCTACAATGGGAAGGAGGCAAGTGTCTGAGAGGTACACAGAACTTGATCCACGTGCTTCACGATACATATCCCTGAGGGTGGGTTGGAGTTTGACAGAGGGCCGAACATTTCTGGATGCCCTCACTTATGATGTAGTTATCTGGAATCCATACCTTTCGCTCATACGTACATGCCCATTGATTGCCATAATTATGTACTCGGGATGGATCCGATTAGGCGACATGATTCATCGACATCTACCTGAACGCCTGTTGCGTCAATTTGGTTTTCACCAGAACATACCACGGTCACCTGATAGTCTTCCGATGCCAGACATTCCTACTATTGATCTAAATTGGTTGCGGTATGTAGAGTATGCCATTACTAGTGTCATTGAAGCTGATGAGCCACATGCGTGTGTTGATGGATACATAACGTGGTTTAGGCGGGTGTCGCACCCGTACATCACTCCAGGCAACGACGATGAACGACCTAGTCTTGCACCGCGCATGAGGCGATACATTCCAGATGAGAGGTTGGTGCCTCCAGTTCGTCGTAGACGGTCGACTGAGCTAGGATTGTTG GGGGGTATGAGGCGCGTGATCAGGATGTTGCAGGGCATGTTAACCTGTCGAGATGTCACAGAGGGCACTGTAGCTTATCAACGTACTACTGAGACACTACAGGTAGCTCGTAGGTCTGTTGAGGAGTATGAGTCTGCCACACTTCCATCAACACATCCACTGACTCAACCTTATCCACTAACATCTTGCATTTGGCTCTAA